One Glycine soja cultivar W05 chromosome 7, ASM419377v2, whole genome shotgun sequence genomic window, CACTTAtctcattaataatttttacaataaatagatgattatatatttcttaaatttaggaaaaaaaatgttcccatttgtttattttatatataggaaGTTGTACACATATGctaatttaaattcatattttatacttatatagaaaaaagttaattactactagcagtttattttaaaaaactatattttaatgttttgcaGGCTTGAGTACAAGACTAGTAGATGGATAGAAGCAAACAACCAAAAGCACTACCTCTCAACTTCCAACCAAGTAACCCTGGTAAAAATTTAACCATAGTTTGACAAAACCATAGTTTTTCATTCGCACTTTGCAGTTACAAGTtacaacaaagaaagaaagaagttcGGAGTGAGAGAACGTAAGCGGCGTTGTTCCTTCTTTGTTCATTGTTCATTCACATACACTATTCTCTCTTTCTCGCAAACTCTCAAACCCTGAAacctttttctttgttgttgtttcgTTCTAACACCTCCACTTTGGTGGGACGAagaacctgaaaaaaaaaaccttttttatttatttggtgaAACTGAGACATAAACGTGTTTTTCCTCGGAGACACAGGCATCCTTTCGATTACTTGAACATATGGTTTGCTCGTAATGTTCCTTGTTCGTGTTCAGTTGCTACCCTCTTGGCCCCTTTTTAGGTTTCGGTGATTTTCCGGAGACCCAGGTTGGAATTCGCGAGATCTGAGGGTTTTCTGGATTTGGGTGTTGCGAAAGTTGAGATTTTGCTGTGGTTTGGGGATGAAGATTGAGGTGGGGTTGGGAGGGGTGTGGGATGAGGAAGAGAAAGCGACGGTGATGGAGGTTCTGGGACGTGGAGCGTTCGATTACTTGGTGGCGAATTCGGTTTCGAACGAGAATCTGTTAATGGCGTTCGGGTGTGGCGAGAATATGCAGAACAAGCTCTCGGATCTCGTGGAGCGACCCAACTCGTCGAACTTCAGTTGGAACTACGCCATCTTCTGGCAAATTTCGCAGTCCAAGTATGGGGATTGGGTTTTGGGGTGGGGAGATGGGTGTTGTAGGGAGCCAAGAGAGGGAGAAGAGGGTGGTGGAGAAGTGAGAAGGGTTAGGGTTgtttttgatgatgatgatgagaagGTGCAGAGGATGAGGAAGGGGGTGTTGCAGAAGCTGCACATGACTTTTGGGGGTTCTGATGAGGACAATTATGCTTTTGGGTTGGACCGCGTGACCGACACAGAGATGTTCTTTCTTGCTTCCATGTACTTCTCTTTTCCCCGGGGGCTTGGGGGTCCAGGTAAGTGTTTTGCTTCTGGGAAGCATTTGTGGGTTTCGGATGTGTTGAAATCTAGTTTTGATTACTGTGTGAGGTCTTTCTTGGCCAAATCTGCTGGGATTCAGACTGTTGTTTTAGTGCCTACTGATTTTGGGGTGGTGGAGATGGGGTCTGTGAGGATGGTTGGTGAGAGTTTTGAGTTGTTGCAGGCTGTGAAATCTGTGTTTTCTGCACAGGCATCATCATTATTAGTCCCCCACATGGTTAAGCCAATTGCACCGTTGGATTTGGTGAGGGAAAAGAGAGATGGGAGTGAGAGTGCAAATGCTCTTTTATCTGGTTTGGCAATTGGGGataagaataagaatattaataaCAATAGTAGAGTAGAGGGAATTGGAGTTCCGAAGATTTTTGGGCAGGATTTGAATTGTGTGACTCAATTTAGGGAGAAACTTGCTGTGAGGAAAATGGAGGAGAGGCCGAGGCCATGGGGAGGCCATCCCCCCAATGTGAATAGTATTGGCTTTCCGAACGGTGTTCAGGGTTCTAGTTGGGGGGCTGGTCAAGTTGTGAGGCATCTTGGTCCTCCTGAAATGCTTGCTCCTAGGTTGGCCAGCTCCGGCACATTGCCAAAGCTGGCCAATGGTGCGAGGCATGACTTTGTGCATAACAACTTTGAGCAGCAACGGCCGGTACAGATGCAAATTGATTTCTCAGGAGCCACTTCGAGGGCAGCTTCTGGGAGATCAATAATTGCCGAGTCTGAGATTTCTGATGTTGAGGCGACGTGCAAGGAGGAGAGAGTTAGTGTTGCCGATGACAGGAGGCCGAGGAAGCGGGGGAGGAAGCCGGCTAATGGAAGGGAGGAACCCCTCAATCATGTGGAGGCAGAGAGGCAAAGGCGGGAGAAGCTGAACCAGCGGTTCTATGCATTGCGAGCTGTTGTTCCAAATATCTCTAAGATGGACAAGGCATCACTGTTGGGAGATGCTATTGCTTACATCAATGAACTTCAAGCAAAACTCAAGACCATAGAATCTGAGAGAGAGAGGTTTGGAAGCACCTCTATGGATGGACCAGAATTGGAGGCCAATGCAAGAGTAGAAAATCATCATAATGGAACTCCTGATGTGGATGTTCAAGTTGCACAAGATGGGGTCATTGTAAAGGTGAGCTGTCCTATTGATGTTCACCCAGTTTCAAAAGTCATTCAAACCTTTAAAGATGCAGAAATTGGTGTTGTTGAATCAAAAGTTACTGCTACAAATGTTTCTGTTTTCCATACATTTGTAGTTAAATCCCAAGGACCTGATCAGCTGACAAAGGATAAGTTGATTGCGTTGTTTTCCAAAGAATCCAGCACCATAAAGACATTATGATATGGAGAATTGCAATTAACACAGCCCTTAAGCATGATACATATAGAAGAGCCAAATATCTATTTCATCTTCAGAAATTTTGTTATACCATAGAGAATCTAAAAGTAAAGTAGTGGGCATTTAGAGACGTAGAATAATAGCTTCTATTAACCCTCTAGGGCAGCCAGTTTATGTTTGTCTATAATATACACAGTTTATCATAAGAAGTATTATTCCTGCTatgtcaattattttgtttagtttaaCCATTCTATCATTTTACCTTGATCATAGGCTCATAGCCTCATAGAATTTCTGTCTTTTGCTTTTCTTTGCTTGTTTCTTGTATTCTACCTAAGTTTTGTGCAGCAAAATATTAGTTAATTGTCTACTGATTTGATCATTTTCTCATTTCTAGGGATATCCTCTCCCTTCTTTAGAATATTATGTTATTAGTAATAGGATAATTTCATATTTGTAATCCTTTCTTCTATAGGATGCCTTCTTTGTTAATGTCAGAATACTTCTTTCCTATCTCAACAGTATcttttatgagtttaatttttatggattGTCAGATTTTATATTGTTGAtccattaaaaatcaaattaggcATGGCTTTTAAGGTATTTATTACAAAAGTTAACTATCTTACTGTATATGACAGTCTATGGTTAGATGACAATCAGTGTACTCATCTTCAATTTCCTACTAGAAATGCATGTTTCTTGTCAAAATGCATCAGCTGGTGTAATGAAGAGTTTCCTTAAATAGGAATAtcagtttcttatttttaatacacACATGGGCAATTGAATGAATTTATTGAACTtggtctttattttttctttctgctTGCATATAAAGGAATggtttgttttgtgcatttcaTTGGCTGGCTTTTCAAGAAGTTAGAAAATGAATGGAAATAAAGGGGCCAACAAACTTTTGCATAGTTAGATCCTTGGTTTTATTTTATCTGACCAACCACACGGTAGTGTGAATGGATTCTCATTCTAGGGTACTTCTTGTTGTgcatgaaaaggaagaaaaggggTACTGCCCTCAAATTGTAGTCAGTTCCTTTGTTATTTCCATAACAAGTTTGAGTTTGAGGTATCTCATGCAGAAGAAAAGATCCTGTGGTTGAAAAGTAAACGGAGCTGGAAAAGGAGGCTAAAGCCAAACATAGCTTAggcaacaaataaaataaaatgaaaatacacgTCTCATTATGcaacaaaattaaatacatatataagtACCACTGTGCAAAGTTCacatgaaataatataatattcattCTTTTCCTTTGTCCTTCACTGTGTAGCATCGTGTGACTCGTGTCCCAtttgatattttcattaattgaattattataaaatggttCACGTGCCCAAGTTCTTTTCATCCAATGAGTTTTGCGATGACAAGGATCATGTGGTGCATGTGTTTGCTTATGGAAGAGAATGAAAGTTAGGACTTtggaaagggaaaaataaaggcaaaaggaaagaaaacgatgcgggaaagaaagaaagtgtGTGTGACTATTGACTAAAGTTATATATATCTGACATAGTGCTGAGAGAAGCCCTAACAAGGTCGTGTCAATTTTTACATGAAATTCTTGCGTATGATTCTTTGCCTATAGTTGAATGATATAGATTGCCCAccaatatttgtattttttttactttcatagtttatcatttttttggGTCGGTGACAATTATTACTGGGTAGAATTTGAACATGGAATAATGCTACCTTCAAAGTCTTAACCCGAATGCGACTTCTAAAAAATTGTAAAGCTATAATAATCATTGTCAAAATTATTAGTGTTCAACAGCACGATTCATGTAAGgcccaataataatattataatgataTGATTCTTAATGCATGTTATCACATATTGAACATTTGAACTTGAATCAGGAAAGTTTTTTGTATGAATAATAATCTCCAACTTTGTGGCTAGAGTTTTTAAAGGTAGtagatagttatttttttattttttttctccatggCAAACGGTTATTTCTAGAGATGGCGCAGTGGATTGTTGATTTTGCTTCGTCAAGAAAAGCAATTTTCCTACgatttataattacaatttttaggTGGTGTTATAGTTTAGGCTTTATTAAAGTATTTTTGGGAGATTATAGGGGCAGAggcccaaaaagaaaaagagaattagAAATTGGTCCCGGGAACAAGTAAATAATTTTCATGTACCGCAAAAACTGATAAAATGTGATCAATATTAGGTGACGAAAAAAGCATGACATAGAACATCATGTTTCAAGTTTTCAGCTTTCCCTGCCCAAATACCCTTGTATTTTCCTTTGGTGAAAATCCTCTATTCATAGTGTAAGATCCATATTCTATTCTATCTAGATGATCAAGACACATAGTTTTGATATTccatacaaataataataaaaaaaaggttaaagaaACTTGCCCTTAGGTGGTAGTGAAAGTCCATCACAAGGGGATGAGATGTGGGGACTCGCTCGTCTGATGCAACACAAGGGTCAAGAATGAATAATGCCATGTGGTGTGGTGGTCAAGCAAAACTGTAGATGTGACCTTTGTATCTTTTTggggtgtgtgtgtggttgAAGTGCATATCCACAATATGTTTAAATCCAAAAATTGCAAATTCTGAGATCCATGAGCAAAATCAAGCGCCAATATTCCAAATCGATATGATTGAAGGAATGGACACATGCTATTACCCATTAATGATGATAATTAACCTTATTCATACACATCACCTTTTAATTGTGTCTAATTATTTGGTTTAGGCatttattattctaaaatttgaCTTGTATTCAGTCCTAATAGCCACTAATTGATATGAATGGCGTAAGATGCCTTATATACCTGACGAATTTCCAAGAAATGTCATTAATTGTTACTGCGTACAAATTACGGGTCACGTGGCATGGTAGTTAGGGTGGGTACATGCAAAATGTGTAGCTTTGGTTCCTTGGTAGATGCATGTCGGTCTTTAAGGTCAACCAAAGCTTCGATTTGATATCATTCGAGACTTAGGCTAAATGTGTCACCAGTATGAAGTGTGAGAATGTCTATGGCCAACTTGTAAGGCAGTGGAATACGATATGTTAGAGGCCGATCCAGTCTTACTAGAGCAGACTACATGCATTTTAATTTAgaggtttttaaaaatatttgatttaacacacacattttggggctaaaatttaaaaatctacATGTGTGCTTGCGTGTGCTTATTATATTGTtcccttaacatgaattttttAGACCCGTCATAGATTATGACCATTTAGTGTTTTTAGTTGATTTAAATTTTCTCAGAGCCTTAAGAATCTGATGTAGTCACTGCCCATTTATATTCAAGCAAAATATAAAGCGCTAGGAAGCTAAATTTGTTGCTCATATAAAAAGAGAGTTACACTTATTAGATTATAAAAAGGGAAATTTCACAAGTCAAGCCTGAAAAGTTAGTTGAACAATATTGTATAGCAATTAtcaacatttaattttgttggaGGCATTGATGGTCTTCAGTCTTCACGATGGTTTTCATGATGCTACCAAAAACGTTTATTTGCTTAATATCAAAGTTAAGCAGAAAAAACTTtgataataatttgttttcGTTTCTCTGCTTAACTTCTATTGGGTATGTTTCATGGTTTCTTCGTGGCAAATGAACATCTGATGAACTCTTTCTATTAATTCTTTGTCTATTTTTTGACCCTCCTAACTTTCAATCCCCAACTTTAGTTTTCTCTGAATagagaagaagaacaagatAGAGCTTCACTGACAACTCTAGATCAATAATatgctttaaaattttattctactAAATCAATGAGAAAATTAAGAATTcccaactttatttatttatttgtaataataaaCAAGGAAAAGGGTAATCCAAAATTCACTGGGTAAGCCGAAAGAGAATATTAGAGATGCATTGTGCACTCTCGTGATTCATTAAATAGAAAATTGTGTATTAACAAAACTGATTTCAACAGAGTAGCTGAGCTGTGTCTCTTATATACTAACAGTAAATGAAGTAgtagtttgtttttatttttatttttcacaggTATCTTCTTTGGAAACAACAGTGCTTGAGGCACTTTTCTTGGGAAAAATTTAAACCTTGATTTGTCAAGTGGAATTAGCCCACAAGTCCAAGACAGCCTTAAAGCAAAGGATCTCTTACTAAAATTCCATTGGGATAAAGtttctctataaatatttataggagaaaaaaaagagaataaattaaacttttttcataaattaaaattaactcttCATAAGCTGATATCCATAAGTTTAATGATTTTATACAGACTCGTAAGCCATTTTTGTTTCTCCCTGGTTGAGCATAGTGAACGCATATTGCAAATGGGTGCACATGTGACGGAATTAGGTGGGCTCAATGAGGTccaaaatgttttaaaacgaaAAGAGTTAATATTGCATCTTGCACCCCCACTATTGTGTCATTCACCTCCCATTGCATTCTAAATGCATTTTGGAATAGACTTTCAGAATCcaatgggagatggaggatgtAATAGCCAAGAGTTAAAGGTTTTTATTGAATGGGCTTAGAATTTTTACAaaagattattattttgtttttcttttaatttcctaAGATAAGATGATGTTAGATTGTTATTCTTGTAGACAGCTATTTAGTGTAGGGTTCTGTATTGCATAATGAAGATGAAAAGGAATTCAccgaaaaaaaatgaacatgaaaaaaatacatgagTAGTATTTTGTCTTCTCTTTAGCTTTTGATCCAATGGTACTTCGTTAGTACACCAGCAATTACCTTTTAGCTTATTTCCTAACAAATTGTAACAAGGGTGTATGAATTTGGAGGGTAAAAATGTAAATGACATACAACATTAACTCTATTTGTATGtaccttattttatataatgataGACAGATTGAAAGAGTGGAGTGATCTAAATTTGATTACATTAGCTGAGGTGTAAAAGTacctttaaaaatatataatacggGAAAAATGGCATGATAAAGAATCAAATTTGATATCAACCatcacataaaatatt contains:
- the LOC114418304 gene encoding transcription factor bHLH13-like; the protein is MKIEVGLGGVWDEEEKATVMEVLGRGAFDYLVANSVSNENLLMAFGCGENMQNKLSDLVERPNSSNFSWNYAIFWQISQSKYGDWVLGWGDGCCREPREGEEGGGEVRRVRVVFDDDDEKVQRMRKGVLQKLHMTFGGSDEDNYAFGLDRVTDTEMFFLASMYFSFPRGLGGPGKCFASGKHLWVSDVLKSSFDYCVRSFLAKSAGIQTVVLVPTDFGVVEMGSVRMVGESFELLQAVKSVFSAQASSLLVPHMVKPIAPLDLVREKRDGSESANALLSGLAIGDKNKNINNNSRVEGIGVPKIFGQDLNCVTQFREKLAVRKMEERPRPWGGHPPNVNSIGFPNGVQGSSWGAGQVVRHLGPPEMLAPRLASSGTLPKLANGARHDFVHNNFEQQRPVQMQIDFSGATSRAASGRSIIAESEISDVEATCKEERVSVADDRRPRKRGRKPANGREEPLNHVEAERQRREKLNQRFYALRAVVPNISKMDKASLLGDAIAYINELQAKLKTIESERERFGSTSMDGPELEANARVENHHNGTPDVDVQVAQDGVIVKVSCPIDVHPVSKVIQTFKDAEIGVVESKVTATNVSVFHTFVVKSQGPDQLTKDKLIALFSKESSTIKTL